In the Larimichthys crocea isolate SSNF chromosome XXI, L_crocea_2.0, whole genome shotgun sequence genome, one interval contains:
- the LOC104940616 gene encoding E3 ubiquitin/ISG15 ligase TRIM25 produces the protein MGAVLDTPTRCPLCNELTAEPVTLKCNHRFCQRCIGDLWSVAPNGPYHCPEWRCKTVYHTLPFDSSLIRRPPTNNRGAQPRSTADTPSNEQNTSDSTLRRPSLTSRLLGKRKASTPIPEQPNTKRSTVESPRHRPSDTETPTTSISDKPGQSTSVGTSKKAVQPESTQSARGDGASSSKTSDSKEVPASDVPHVSSVQQDQRKSEEVVSLVESDSSDEVDICDAPPLATPKKDTQVTGIHASPQKPASSANSFPWVSTPGKDKSPVHNVSKSSPISTKTPATASESQSRFDTFPRLESKNAKPVPCHYCPKTRANSAVKTCLVCGASMCTEHLRPHLESPVFQNHTLVSPVEDISTWRCQEHQEVNRIYCRECGVCVCTVCTVIGSHRDHVCISIREAERELRGNLKEEIKQLQEAEQQVKNRLTEFTQKKEAFRVLLSEARAGVQQQYAAIREALEQEEQSALQCVTKEEIRVLGGLEEKVGRLRGSMNSLQQGLLTLEGLADTKADKRIQEQAFIMEYSKIAHLSSNMGNCVGQFEAPEELDQARLKYLQRWTEKRLDTVAASEPGKDIDVYRLLYGSIPVLDADTAHPKLQLSDNNRRVTYSEAQQAYTEHEARFSSFPQVMASCALEGGRWYWEVDVSVDEGRWKVGVCEGQIERKGQKDNSRLGFNSYSWCLACDRRKVEALHNKVTVPVDAEDLQRVGVFLDFEGGILSFFNVTPGGSIALMHSYRHKFTDPLYPALSVSKTHLAICDLFQS, from the exons ATGGGGGCAGTGTTGGACACTCCGACGAGGTGTCCCCTGTGCAACGAGCTGACAGCGGAGCCCGTCACCCTGAAATGTAACCACCGCTTCTGTCAACGATGTATCGGAGACCTATGGAGCGTCGCCCCGAACGGGCCGTACCACTGTCCGGAGTGGAGGTGTAAAACCGTGTACCACACTCTGCCGTTTGACAGCAGCTTGATACGGCGCCCGCCAACCAACAACCGAGGTGCCCAGCCTCGCAGCACCGCAG ACACACCCAGTAATGAACAAAACACATCTGACTCAACACTGAGGAGGCCCTCGCTCACCAGCCGACTTCTTGGGAAGAGAAAGGCCAGCACACCTATACCAGAGCAACCGAACACAAAGCGATCAACTGTGGAATCTCCCCGTCATCGGCCCAGCGACACCGAGACTCCCACCACTTCCATCTCAGATAAACCAGGGCAGTCGACTAGCGTGGGGACATCCAAGAAAGCAGTGCAGCCAGAATCTACTCAGTCTGCGCGTGGTGATGGCGCATCCTCCAGCAAAACTTCTGACAGCAAGGAAGTACCTGCAAGTGATGTTCCACATGTCAGCTCAGTCCAGCAGGACCAGCGTAAATCCGAAGAAGTTGTCTCATTAGTCGAGTCTGACAGCTCAGATGAAGTAGATATATGTGATGCGCCCCCACTTGCAACCCCCAAGAAAGACACCCAAGTGACAGGAATTCATGCATCGCCGCAGAAACCTGCCTCATCTGCCAACTCCTTTCCTTGGGTCTCAACTCCAGGTAAAGATAAGTCTCCCGTGCACAATGTCAGCAAGTCTTCTCCGATATCCACCAAAACTCCTGCCACTGCTTCAGAATCCCAGAGTCGTTTTGACACCTTCCCCAGGCTGGAGAGCAAAAACGCCAAACCTGTGCCCTGCCATTACTGCCCTAAAACTCGGGCTAATTCCGCTGTGAAGACCTGTCTGGTGTGTGGAGCGTCCATGTGTACAGAGCATCTGCGTCCCCACCTGGAGTCCCCTGTCTTCCAGAATCACACCCTGGTTTCTCCTGTAGAGGACATTTCCACATGGAGGTGCCAGGAGCACCAGGAGGTAAACCGTATCTACTGCCGTgagtgtggagtgtgtgtgtgcacggtgTGTACCGTCATAGGCTCGCACCGCGACCACGTCTGCATCAGCATCagggaggcagaaagagagCTCAGG GGGAACCTGAAAGAAGAGATcaagcagctgcaggaggctgaACAGCAAGTGAAGAACAGATTGACTGAATTCACACAGAAGAAAGAGGCCTTCAGA GTTCTTTTAAGTGAGGCACGAGCAGGGGTGCAGCAGCAGTATGCAGCCATCAGAGAGGCCTTGGAGCAAGAGGAGCAGTCAGCTCTTCAGTGTGTTACGAAGGAGGAGATCAGGGTTCTGGGGGGCCTGGAGGAGAAAGTCGGCCGCCTACGGGGCTCCATGAATTCCCTCCAGCAAGGCCTCCTCACCCTGGAAGGGTTGGCTGACACCAAGGCAGACAAACGCATTCAGGAACAAGCTTTCATTATG GAATACAGCAAGATTGCCCATCT GTCTAGTAACATGGGCAACTGTGTGGGGCAGTTCGAGGCTCCAGAGGAACTGGATCAAGCCCGGCTGAAATATCTGCAGAGGTGGACTGAGAAACGGCTGGACACAGTCGCCGCCAGTGAGCCAGGCAAAGACATCGACGtctacagactgctgt ATGGTAGCATCCCCGTCCTGGATGCAGATACAGCACATCCCAAGCTGCAGCTGTCGGATAACAACAGGAGGGTGACCTACAGCGAAGCTCAGCAGGCCTACACAGAACACGAGGCTCGCTTCAGCTCTTTCCCACAGGTCATGGCCTCCTGTGCCCTGGAGGGGGGTCGCTGGTACTGGGAGGTGGACGTGTCTGTGGATGAAGGCCGCTGGAAGGTGGGGGTGTGTGAGGGTCAGATAGAGAGAAAAGGCCAAAAGGACAACTCTCGTCTGGGTTTCAACTCATACTCCTGGTGCCTTGCCTGCGACAGAAGGAAGGTGGAGGCCCTGCATAACAAGGTGACGGTGCCTGTGGATGCAGAAGATCTGCAGAGGGTTGGAGTGTTCCTCGACTTTGAAGGTGGCATTTTATCCTTCTTTAATGTGACACCAGGGGGCAGTATAGCTTTAATGCATTCCTACCGGCACAAGTTTACTGACCCTCTTTACCCGGCCTTGTCTGTGTCTAAAACACACCTGGCCATCTGTGACTTGTTCCAGTCATAA